One Acinetobacter pullicarnis genomic region harbors:
- a CDS encoding esterase-like activity of phytase family protein: protein MERNLFALSVLASLLLVGCGDDKDSPATQNKTLSSETALNFADKDCWLGGQAIHTGLDKNGNGKLDADEIQNTKNQCNTENLFANGLRLGYAIMDIKGVADGAKPGNNIEFRLGGFGSDLVAHPTNKNQFYAVTDRGPNADFNINKDSGKIFPDPSFTPRIGLFEVGADGTVKKIKEILFKDRDGQNITGLPNQNFGATKEAAYDLNGKLLKQQTDEYGLDSEGLVAMKDGTFWVSDEYGPHIVHFDANGVEIDRINAFEQDTRRVGGYLLPDEFANRRPNRGMEGLTITPDGKTLVGIMQSTLNNPTAAVNKSDLTRIVTIDLATKKVTQYLYKQEGGANAYSNSAITALSNTSFLVLERDGDFYKDNSNIFKRVYKIDLRSATNLEDVKETEQIKQNAKLGLTIDGQTLEQYVLAKGWDGLNALNIRPAAKTLTLDMNKQVKFPHDKMEGLWLIDNKRLGIINDDDFALWSRAGVMEQKYLDTDKKVIDGNTLYIIDNLDLKPIP, encoded by the coding sequence ATGGAAAGAAATCTATTCGCATTATCTGTTCTAGCATCCCTCCTTTTGGTCGGTTGCGGTGATGACAAAGATTCACCAGCAACGCAAAATAAAACCTTAAGTTCAGAAACTGCATTAAATTTTGCTGACAAAGATTGTTGGCTTGGTGGTCAAGCCATCCATACAGGGCTAGATAAAAATGGCAATGGCAAGCTCGATGCCGATGAAATTCAAAATACAAAAAACCAATGCAACACCGAAAATTTATTTGCCAATGGTCTGCGTCTTGGTTATGCAATCATGGATATTAAAGGCGTTGCAGATGGTGCTAAACCAGGCAATAACATTGAGTTTCGTTTAGGTGGATTTGGATCCGACTTGGTTGCACATCCAACCAATAAAAATCAATTTTATGCAGTCACGGACCGTGGCCCCAATGCCGATTTTAATATTAATAAAGACAGTGGGAAAATATTTCCCGATCCAAGCTTTACTCCGCGTATTGGTTTATTTGAAGTTGGTGCAGATGGGACAGTTAAAAAAATCAAAGAAATCTTATTTAAAGATCGTGATGGTCAAAATATTACAGGACTTCCTAACCAGAACTTCGGTGCCACCAAAGAAGCGGCTTATGACTTAAATGGAAAACTGTTAAAACAACAAACCGATGAATATGGACTCGATTCTGAGGGTCTAGTCGCAATGAAAGATGGCACCTTCTGGGTCAGTGATGAATATGGCCCACATATTGTACATTTTGATGCAAATGGCGTAGAAATTGATCGTATAAATGCCTTTGAACAAGATACCCGCCGTGTTGGTGGTTATCTCTTACCGGATGAGTTTGCCAACCGTCGTCCCAATCGTGGCATGGAAGGTTTAACTATTACTCCAGATGGAAAAACGCTGGTCGGTATTATGCAATCCACCCTAAATAACCCAACCGCTGCGGTCAATAAATCAGACCTTACCCGAATTGTGACCATTGACTTGGCAACAAAAAAAGTCACCCAGTATCTTTATAAACAAGAAGGTGGTGCGAATGCCTATTCTAATTCGGCGATTACCGCATTAAGTAATACCAGTTTTCTGGTATTAGAACGTGATGGCGATTTTTATAAAGACAACAGCAATATTTTTAAGCGGGTTTATAAAATAGATTTACGTAGTGCAACCAATCTAGAAGACGTTAAAGAAACCGAGCAAATCAAACAAAATGCCAAACTCGGTTTAACCATTGATGGTCAGACTTTAGAACAATATGTCTTGGCAAAAGGTTGGGACGGTTTAAACGCACTCAATATACGACCTGCTGCAAAAACATTAACGCTCGACATGAATAAACAAGTCAAATTCCCGCACGATAAAATGGAAGGATTATGGCTGATTGACAACAAACGTCTCGGTATTATCAATGATGATGATTTTGCTTTATGGAGTCGAGCTGGTGTGATGGAACAAAAGTATTTAGATACAGATAAGAAAGTCATTGATGGCAATACCTTATACATCATCGACAACTTAGATTTAAAGCCTATTCCATAA
- a CDS encoding nuclear transport factor 2 family protein: MMQKNRIHPKLSVKSLQRKLSCLAMSIIPMLPLSVTQAQSWESQWQTQTAEQLRVSVQGFYNQTLNDDAAVRRWFSTDYIQVADGNTLNFADFLKHLNVLKRDTTSMRFEVMDAAFTGDTLADRHLVHIELKNGQRMIVEMLAFYRIKNGKIVQLNEVSRLISGDLADRDLGFRTQ; this comes from the coding sequence ATGATGCAAAAAAATCGTATTCACCCGAAGCTATCTGTGAAAAGCCTTCAACGAAAGTTAAGCTGTTTGGCCATGAGCATTATTCCGATGCTACCACTATCCGTTACCCAAGCGCAGTCTTGGGAGTCGCAATGGCAAACCCAAACAGCAGAACAACTACGGGTGTCGGTACAGGGCTTTTACAATCAGACTTTAAATGATGATGCAGCCGTTAGACGGTGGTTTTCAACAGACTATATTCAAGTTGCAGATGGTAATACCTTGAATTTTGCAGATTTTCTCAAGCATTTAAATGTACTTAAACGCGATACTACGTCCATGCGTTTCGAAGTGATGGATGCTGCTTTTACCGGGGATACCTTAGCTGATCGGCATCTGGTGCATATTGAACTGAAAAATGGTCAGCGAATGATTGTAGAAATGCTGGCATTTTATCGTATTAAAAATGGAAAAATTGTGCAGTTAAATGAAGTCTCTAGGCTGATAAGTGGGGATCTCGCTGATCGAGATCTTGGTTTTAGAACCCAATAA
- a CDS encoding AraC family transcriptional regulator: METSFVLSLEKILQPNAPLIVAVSQSNQYSRITPQHQHAGGQLFGAMRGLLSVETPNNHWVVPATHAVWIPPNVPHALRSHGPFEGWSVYVAPTASTDLPLSPCIVSAQGLLRETVNRALTWNTDGLDAAQQRIAEVILDEIRTLPHQLLGLPLPQDARLLKVAQALIHEPADGRSLEMWAEWVAIAPRTMTRRFVTETGFTFTEWRQRVRLLRALELLASGQAVTTVALALGYDNSSSFIALFKRTFGKTPGRYSP; the protein is encoded by the coding sequence ATGGAAACATCATTTGTTTTATCTTTAGAAAAAATCTTGCAGCCAAATGCACCGTTAATCGTGGCCGTAAGCCAGTCCAATCAATATTCACGTATTACACCACAACACCAGCATGCCGGTGGTCAATTATTTGGCGCAATGCGTGGTTTATTGTCAGTAGAAACACCAAATAATCATTGGGTTGTTCCTGCTACACATGCAGTGTGGATTCCACCCAATGTTCCGCATGCATTACGTTCTCATGGGCCATTTGAAGGATGGAGTGTCTATGTCGCACCCACGGCATCGACTGATTTGCCGTTGTCGCCTTGTATCGTGTCTGCTCAAGGCCTACTTCGTGAGACGGTAAATCGAGCCTTAACTTGGAATACAGATGGCTTAGATGCGGCACAGCAGCGTATTGCAGAAGTGATTTTAGATGAAATTCGGACTTTACCACACCAGTTACTTGGTCTACCTCTGCCACAAGATGCGCGGCTACTGAAAGTTGCCCAAGCACTGATACACGAACCAGCAGATGGTCGAAGCTTAGAAATGTGGGCTGAATGGGTTGCGATTGCACCCCGTACAATGACACGTCGTTTTGTGACTGAAACGGGTTTCACCTTTACTGAATGGCGGCAAAGAGTGCGGTTGTTACGTGCGCTTGAATTGTTGGCTTCAGGACAAGCAGTTACGACTGTGGCATTAGCATTGGGGTATGACAATAGCAGTTCATTTATTGCACTTTTTAAACGGACATTTGGGAAAACCCCTGGACGTTATTCGCCTTAA
- a CDS encoding MarR family winged helix-turn-helix transcriptional regulator, whose product MLAAKHLSLLNKVNADTQLHSNIQLCFEILSLTQAIDKDCAQRLAPYELSESKFVLLSILNDAPKQQCFPNILADQLGISRATISGLLDGLEKSNYIQRLNNSDDKRKVIIRLTTQGAKILNQVSVIHTEWIGELFSDLTATEQQLLKQFIAKAWKKTDQFKNSQKENSHAISD is encoded by the coding sequence ATGCTCGCAGCCAAACATCTCTCTCTCTTAAATAAAGTGAATGCGGACACACAGCTACATTCCAATATTCAGCTGTGTTTCGAAATTCTCAGTCTTACCCAAGCCATTGATAAAGATTGCGCACAGCGTCTAGCACCCTATGAACTCTCAGAAAGTAAATTTGTTTTGCTCAGCATTTTAAATGATGCACCTAAGCAGCAATGCTTCCCCAATATCTTGGCCGATCAATTGGGAATTAGTCGAGCAACCATTTCGGGTTTGCTCGATGGCTTAGAAAAATCCAACTATATACAACGACTCAATAACAGTGATGACAAGAGAAAAGTCATTATTCGCTTAACCACACAAGGTGCAAAAATCTTAAATCAGGTCTCGGTCATACATACCGAATGGATTGGCGAATTATTTTCTGATTTAACTGCGACTGAGCAACAACTTCTCAAGCAATTCATTGCCAAAGCTTGGAAAAAAACCGATCAATTTAAAAACTCTCAAAAGGAAAATTCACATGCAATATCTGATTGA
- a CDS encoding DUF6616 family protein, producing the protein MQYLIELYTPTAKWQALSSDEKSSFLSSIANGMQALAEYKMQVISMGKIDSNVSNTSEHSFFAIWSFDDQAARDVLIAAISSTGWHDYFQTINAAGHGVQFPEHMQQLLEIM; encoded by the coding sequence ATGCAATATCTGATTGAACTGTATACCCCAACTGCAAAATGGCAAGCCCTGTCATCAGATGAAAAATCATCATTTTTAAGCAGCATCGCCAATGGTATGCAGGCTTTGGCTGAATATAAAATGCAGGTTATTTCTATGGGAAAAATTGACTCAAATGTTTCCAATACAAGTGAGCACAGTTTCTTCGCAATTTGGTCTTTTGATGATCAGGCGGCTAGAGATGTACTGATTGCAGCCATTAGCAGTACTGGTTGGCATGATTACTTTCAGACCATTAATGCTGCTGGCCACGGGGTTCAGTTCCCCGAACACATGCAACAACTGCTTGAGATCATGTAA
- a CDS encoding autotransporter domain-containing protein, with amino-acid sequence MKSKVFLPTVLAVAIGAILVGCGGGGSSSPNIVSTPPTNGGIDPKPPEGGGTDPKPPEGGGTDPKPPEGGGTDPKPPEGGVDPKPSFVYDRNNYTVAEPDTSQNKVNVGVMDTGVRMNDYLSHSVQKVFNYIEDYWSGKITIDDLTNAGIEVQDLGNTFHGTKVSEVIAGKNPAGSGGKDGLAADIAQIYGVRTSNTSSLGLTTANFQAMIDLNEKYGVKLFNASFGSAPFTDEIYKGKITQYALKLVNGGSLVIFAAGNKGDSFPDAENLLPVGHSEMEKGFLTVTGLNKAGDALYKGSRDAANACGDAARWCLATSYTFGPIYSDKINDLVTFTGTSASAPQVTATAAMVWSKYPWMTADQVRQVILTSSDYMDDGSGKDVLFNKTFGWGALNIKDALKGPELFSRIFSDNFDANLGNNLAIFSNNIGGDAGLVKSGHGTLVMAGESTYTGSTTIDQGKLQVTGSITSDVLVNANGTLSGRGTVGSVSNNGLVSTNDGRLTIKGDFLQSAKATFGYSLHHFLKVNGKAQLDGALEVSAKDKKMVTEGTHDVLYAEQVSGTFSSYKSTSPFLKVNGLTTGSDKVSIEVGFADAAKAGTVSGGISTASGELLNKLMAKANTDALAGENNGLTDYIAKVQQSSNQVAAQAVLNSNAGALFVETPSVLLRNDTLINAQISQRTHQVTKQGLTGVWATGSYLESTNKASGWDTVDSDIRVVSAGADTKLFENIMLGGYLSQYDEKSKYSASNGTSETKLTELGVYGKWKSETPLYVAANAKYGFGDTKFDRTVTNGVDFESSKAKSDVDKYAVYGEVGYDFMQSPFALSPYVALSHNRISLDAVNESSAYGVSVGDIDANESKAHLGLRFDYALSKNLAVAGYTEYAYAFDRSLPYVDLSSNVANSVTVGYKAPSFDKDYFLYGIGFNYLTPSMKWNVFGDIAGNAINSGDYQLQLGLKYVF; translated from the coding sequence ATGAAATCTAAAGTGTTTCTGCCAACCGTTTTAGCTGTAGCAATTGGGGCAATTTTAGTCGGCTGTGGCGGAGGAGGTTCTTCATCTCCGAATATAGTCTCTACTCCACCAACAAATGGTGGAATTGACCCTAAACCACCAGAAGGTGGAGGAACTGATCCTAAACCGCCAGAAGGTGGAGGAACTGACCCTAAACCACCAGAGGGTGGAGGAACTGACCCTAAACCACCAGAGGGTGGAGTCGACCCAAAGCCTTCGTTTGTTTATGACCGCAATAATTACACGGTTGCCGAGCCTGATACATCTCAAAATAAAGTCAATGTAGGCGTGATGGATACAGGAGTCCGTATGAATGACTACTTGAGTCATTCTGTGCAGAAAGTTTTTAATTATATTGAAGATTATTGGTCAGGGAAAATAACGATCGATGATTTAACCAACGCTGGTATTGAGGTTCAAGACTTAGGCAATACTTTTCATGGGACAAAGGTCTCTGAGGTGATTGCAGGAAAAAACCCGGCTGGTTCGGGTGGTAAAGATGGATTAGCTGCAGATATCGCACAAATTTATGGTGTGCGGACCTCAAATACAAGCAGCCTAGGATTAACTACTGCCAACTTTCAAGCCATGATCGACTTGAATGAAAAATACGGTGTTAAATTATTTAATGCTTCATTTGGTAGTGCTCCTTTTACCGATGAAATTTATAAAGGAAAAATTACTCAATATGCTTTAAAGCTTGTGAATGGTGGTTCATTGGTTATATTTGCTGCAGGTAATAAAGGTGATTCATTTCCCGATGCCGAGAATCTATTACCCGTCGGTCACTCGGAGATGGAAAAAGGATTTTTGACTGTCACGGGGCTAAATAAGGCTGGGGATGCGCTTTACAAGGGCTCTAGGGATGCGGCTAATGCATGTGGTGATGCTGCGCGTTGGTGTTTGGCGACAAGCTACACCTTTGGACCAATTTATAGCGATAAGATTAATGATCTGGTCACATTTACGGGGACATCCGCCTCTGCACCTCAGGTTACTGCGACTGCAGCAATGGTCTGGTCCAAATATCCGTGGATGACCGCAGATCAAGTGCGCCAAGTTATTTTAACCTCCTCCGATTATATGGATGATGGTTCTGGCAAAGATGTTTTATTTAATAAAACCTTTGGTTGGGGGGCACTGAATATTAAGGATGCGCTTAAGGGACCAGAACTCTTTAGCCGGATATTTAGCGATAATTTTGACGCGAACTTAGGCAACAATTTGGCGATTTTCTCCAATAATATTGGTGGTGATGCCGGTTTGGTTAAATCGGGTCATGGTACTTTGGTCATGGCAGGTGAGAGTACCTATACAGGGTCAACCACAATTGATCAAGGAAAACTCCAAGTCACAGGCAGTATCACTTCTGATGTACTGGTAAATGCAAATGGGACTTTATCTGGGCGTGGAACGGTTGGCTCGGTTTCGAATAATGGTCTAGTGTCCACCAATGATGGTCGTTTAACAATTAAGGGGGATTTCTTGCAAAGTGCCAAAGCTACATTTGGCTATAGCTTGCATCACTTCTTAAAAGTGAATGGAAAGGCTCAGCTTGATGGAGCCCTCGAAGTCTCAGCCAAAGATAAAAAAATGGTCACTGAAGGTACACATGATGTGCTTTATGCCGAGCAAGTCAGTGGCACATTTTCAAGTTATAAATCGACCAGCCCCTTCTTAAAAGTAAATGGTTTGACAACGGGTTCAGATAAAGTTTCGATAGAGGTTGGTTTTGCTGACGCAGCCAAAGCAGGCACAGTGAGTGGCGGTATTTCAACTGCATCTGGGGAACTATTAAATAAATTGATGGCCAAGGCAAATACGGATGCTTTAGCGGGTGAAAATAACGGCCTGACTGATTATATTGCAAAAGTACAGCAGTCTTCTAATCAGGTCGCGGCACAAGCGGTATTAAATAGCAATGCAGGTGCCTTGTTTGTTGAAACCCCATCGGTATTACTGCGTAATGATACTCTGATCAATGCTCAAATTTCACAGCGCACACATCAGGTCACTAAACAAGGTCTGACCGGTGTTTGGGCAACCGGGAGTTATCTTGAAAGTACCAATAAGGCATCAGGTTGGGACACTGTAGATTCTGATATTCGTGTGGTTTCTGCGGGTGCCGATACCAAACTGTTTGAAAATATCATGCTAGGTGGTTATTTGTCTCAATACGATGAAAAGTCGAAGTATAGTGCTTCAAATGGGACCAGCGAAACAAAACTCACAGAACTTGGTGTCTATGGAAAATGGAAATCTGAAACACCACTCTATGTTGCAGCCAATGCAAAATATGGATTCGGTGATACCAAGTTTGATCGTACCGTTACCAATGGCGTTGATTTTGAATCCAGTAAGGCAAAATCTGATGTTGATAAATATGCGGTTTACGGCGAGGTCGGTTACGATTTCATGCAAAGCCCATTTGCGCTGAGCCCCTATGTAGCACTTAGCCATAATCGTATTTCATTAGATGCTGTGAATGAATCAAGTGCTTATGGTGTATCCGTTGGTGATATCGATGCGAATGAAAGCAAAGCTCACCTCGGCTTACGTTTTGATTATGCCTTATCAAAAAACCTCGCAGTTGCTGGATATACTGAATACGCTTATGCCTTTGATCGTAGTCTACCGTATGTTGATTTGTCATCTAACGTTGCCAATAGCGTTACAGTTGGCTATAAAGCACCGTCTTTTGATAAAGATTATTTTCTTTACGGTATTGGCTTTAACTACCTCACACCGAGTATGAAGTGGAATGTATTTGGTGATATTGCAGGTAATGCGATTAACTCAGGTGATTATCAACTGCAGCTAGGCTTAAAGTATGTTTTCTAA
- a CDS encoding ABC transporter ATP-binding protein, translating into MLQWFEKRVDPYPTKHLNEPLPQTFFHFVWQAAHGVKRYLLVLILLTAATASFEAIFFSQIGHLVDWLSTSTPDTFLQNHSENLLVLSFFLFGNIFFSSVQSIVRHQILYSSFPMRLRWRFHNLLLLQGLDFFHSDFAGRLSAKVMQTSLAVREFWVILGDMVTYVIIYFITISIVLGAISPILLLPLLLWLVLFVGAALYFIPRLGRISKAQADARAEMTGRITDAYTNIQTVKLFAHAGRESQYAKTSMQLFMVTVFRQMRLGTRYEICINLLTFILFFGVLGTAVYLWLNGQAAIGVIAATTAMILKLNSMAAFMMWQTSALFENVGTIQDGMKTLGKKISIEDKPDAMPLQIAAGSIKFDQVSFAYNQKNVIDQFNLEIKAGEKIGIVGRSGAGKSTLIQLLLNFYSLNKGQISIDGQNIQAVTQDSLRKNIALVTQDTSLLHRSVAENIKYGRPEATDEEMFAAVEKAKADEFIPQLSDLRGKTGYDAYVGERGVKLSGGQRQRIAIARVFLKDAPILILDEATSALDSEVEAAIQSSLDDLMAGKTVIAIAHRLSTIAQMDRLIVLDEGHIAEQGTHEQLIAQNGIYAQLWHRQTGGFLVEDTPAINESEQA; encoded by the coding sequence ATGTTGCAATGGTTTGAGAAACGTGTCGATCCCTATCCGACTAAACATTTAAATGAACCATTGCCACAAACATTTTTTCATTTTGTTTGGCAAGCGGCACATGGTGTAAAACGCTATTTACTGGTGTTAATTCTATTAACGGCTGCTACAGCCAGTTTTGAAGCCATCTTTTTTTCTCAAATTGGTCACTTGGTAGACTGGTTAAGCACATCAACGCCAGATACCTTTTTACAGAATCACTCGGAAAATTTACTGGTTTTAAGCTTTTTTCTGTTTGGTAATATCTTTTTTTCCAGTGTCCAATCGATTGTACGGCATCAAATTCTCTATAGTAGTTTCCCAATGCGTTTACGTTGGCGCTTCCACAATTTATTGCTGCTACAAGGACTCGATTTTTTTCACAGTGATTTCGCTGGACGTCTTTCGGCTAAAGTCATGCAAACCTCACTTGCTGTACGTGAATTCTGGGTGATTTTGGGAGATATGGTGACCTATGTCATCATTTACTTTATTACAATCAGTATTGTCCTTGGTGCGATATCACCGATATTATTGCTGCCGTTATTACTTTGGCTGGTGCTTTTTGTCGGTGCAGCACTGTATTTTATTCCCCGTTTAGGCCGTATTTCTAAAGCACAAGCGGATGCCCGTGCTGAAATGACAGGTCGTATTACCGATGCCTATACCAATATTCAGACGGTAAAACTATTTGCACATGCTGGCCGTGAAAGCCAATATGCCAAAACCTCAATGCAACTCTTTATGGTGACGGTATTTAGGCAAATGCGCTTGGGAACTCGCTATGAAATCTGTATTAACTTATTGACCTTTATTCTGTTTTTTGGTGTATTGGGCACAGCTGTATATCTATGGCTAAATGGCCAAGCCGCGATCGGTGTGATTGCCGCAACAACCGCGATGATTTTAAAGCTGAATAGTATGGCTGCATTTATGATGTGGCAAACCTCAGCATTGTTTGAAAATGTCGGTACCATCCAAGATGGTATGAAAACCTTGGGTAAAAAAATTAGTATTGAAGATAAGCCTGATGCAATGCCGCTACAGATTGCAGCTGGTTCGATTAAGTTCGATCAGGTCAGCTTTGCCTATAATCAAAAAAATGTCATTGATCAATTTAATTTAGAAATTAAAGCCGGTGAAAAAATTGGTATTGTGGGACGTTCAGGTGCTGGTAAGTCGACGCTGATTCAACTCTTGCTTAATTTTTACAGTCTCAATAAAGGTCAAATTTCGATTGATGGCCAAAATATTCAAGCTGTCACCCAAGACAGCTTACGTAAAAATATCGCTTTGGTCACCCAAGATACCTCTCTCCTGCATCGTTCAGTCGCTGAAAATATTAAATATGGCCGCCCAGAAGCCACAGATGAAGAAATGTTTGCAGCTGTAGAAAAAGCCAAAGCTGATGAGTTCATTCCACAATTAAGTGATCTGCGTGGGAAAACGGGTTATGACGCCTATGTTGGCGAACGTGGTGTCAAACTTTCTGGTGGTCAGCGCCAACGTATTGCCATTGCACGGGTGTTTTTAAAAGACGCACCGATTTTAATTTTAGATGAAGCCACCAGTGCACTCGACTCTGAAGTTGAAGCTGCAATTCAATCGAGCTTAGATGATTTAATGGCAGGCAAAACAGTGATCGCCATTGCACATCGCCTATCAACCATTGCACAAATGGATCGCCTAATTGTTCTAGATGAAGGACATATTGCAGAACAAGGGACACATGAACAACTGATTGCACAAAATGGGATTTACGCCCAATTATGGCATCGTCAAACAGGTGGTTTTTTGGTTGAAGATACGCCAGCAATAAATGAAAGTGAACAAGCATAA
- a CDS encoding MaoC family dehydratase produces MLYLEDLNVGDHFTSREYEMTLDEIKNFAGQYDPQVFHINEEKAKDHPIFQGLAASGWHTAAVTMRLWTECLPIAQGLIGVDVNLRWPQPTRVGDRIHLDVEIVDIQPSKRKNDRGMVTYLTHAKNQNGQDLMVSTTKVLVFRREPT; encoded by the coding sequence ATGTTGTATTTAGAAGATCTGAACGTTGGTGATCATTTTACAAGTCGTGAATATGAAATGACCTTGGATGAAATTAAAAATTTTGCGGGCCAATATGATCCGCAGGTCTTTCATATCAATGAAGAAAAAGCCAAAGATCATCCTATTTTCCAAGGCCTCGCTGCCAGTGGTTGGCATACGGCTGCGGTCACCATGCGCTTATGGACAGAGTGTTTGCCGATTGCACAAGGCTTGATTGGCGTTGATGTGAACTTACGTTGGCCGCAACCGACTCGGGTTGGTGATCGTATTCATCTTGACGTTGAAATTGTAGATATTCAGCCATCGAAACGTAAAAATGACCGTGGTATGGTGACTTACTTGACCCATGCTAAGAACCAAAATGGCCAAGACTTAATGGTCTCCACCACAAAAGTTCTGGTCTTTCGACGAGAGCCAACTTAA